The following coding sequences lie in one Xiphias gladius isolate SHS-SW01 ecotype Sanya breed wild chromosome 24, ASM1685928v1, whole genome shotgun sequence genomic window:
- the gmpr gene encoding GMP reductase 1: MPRVDADLKLDFKDVLFRPKRSSLRSRSEVDLQRTFTFRNSKQTYTGIPIIAANMDTTGTFEMAQVLSKHTLFTAIHKHYSVEDWKNFAANHPECLEHVAASSGSGSADLEKLCAILEAIPALKYICLDVANGYSEYFVEFVKTVRGKFPKHTIMAGNVVTGEMVEELILSGADIIKVGIGPGSVCTTRIKTGVGYPQLSAVIECADSAHGLKGHIISDGGCSCPGDVAKAFGAGADFVMMGGMLAGHDQCSGEVIEKNGRKYKLFYGMSSDTAMKKYVGGVAEYRASEGRTVEIPYRGDVENTIRDVLGGLRSTCTYVGAAKLKELSRRTTFIRVTQQSSQMFT, from the exons GTGGACCTTCAGAGGACGTTCACATTCCGCAACTCCAAACAGACCTACACTGGTATCCCTATCATCGCTGCCAATATGGACACCACAGGAACGTTTGAGATGGCACAGGTCCTCAGCAAA caCACCCTCTTCACAGCCATTCATAAACACTACTCTGTAgaagactggaaaaactttGCTGCTAATCACCCAGAATGTTTAGAG cATGTAGCTGCCAGCTCAGGCAGCGGCAGTGCGGATCTGGAGAAGCTGTGCGCCATCTTGGAAGCCATCCCTGCCCTCAAGTACATCTGTCTGGATGTGGCCAACGGCTACTCCGAGTACTTTGTGGAGTTTGTCAAGACAGTCAGAGGGAAGTTCCCCAAGCACACCATCATG GCTGGTAACGTGGTAACAGGGGAGATGGTGGAGGAGCTCATCCTCTCTGGGGCTGACATCATCAAAGTGGGCATCGGGCCAG GTTCTGTGTGCACGACGAGGATCAAGACAGGAGTGGGCTACCCACAACTCAGTGCTGTTATAGAGTGTGCAGACTCAGCCCATGGACTCAAAGGACACATCATCTCT GATGGGGGCTGCAGTTGCCCAGGAGATGTCGCTAAGGCCTTTG GTGCCGGGGCTGACTTTGTGATGATGGGAGGAATGCTCGCGGGCCACGACCAGTGCTCCGGGGAGGTCATCGAGAAGAACGGCAGGAAGTACAAACTCTTCTACGGCATGAGCTCCGACACAGCCATGAAGAAATATGTCGGTGGAGTTGCTGAGTATAG GGCGTCTGAGGGGAGGACAGTGGAGATTCCCTACAGGGGAGATGTGGAGAACACCATCCGTGACGTGCTGGGGGGACTACGCTCCACCTGCACCTATGTGGGTGCCGCTAAGCTCAAAGAGCTGAGCAGGCGAACCACGTTTATCCGCGTCACACAACAGTCCAGCCAAATGTTCACTTAg